In Tepidamorphus gemmatus, one genomic interval encodes:
- a CDS encoding flagellar hook-basal body complex protein FliE, protein MTPALAAKAYSAAADIARGASPVQPANTGAEPAFGSILADYARVTSPAAVAKTGAEFEFGSMLADQITGLSAQGHAAEQTSLKALDGSTDAVSLVTAVAETELALETMISVRDKVIAAYEEIMRMPI, encoded by the coding sequence ATGACCCCAGCGCTTGCCGCCAAGGCCTATTCTGCCGCCGCCGACATCGCTCGCGGCGCCAGTCCCGTCCAGCCCGCCAACACCGGCGCCGAACCTGCGTTCGGATCCATCCTCGCCGACTACGCCCGGGTCACCAGCCCCGCCGCAGTCGCCAAGACGGGCGCCGAATTCGAGTTCGGCTCGATGCTCGCCGACCAGATCACCGGCCTGTCGGCGCAGGGGCACGCTGCGGAACAGACCAGCCTGAAGGCGCTCGACGGCAGCACCGACGCCGTCAGTCTGGTGACCGCGGTGGCAGAGACCGAGCTTGCCCTGGAGACCATGATCTCGGTCCGCGACAAGGTGATCGCGGCCTACGAGGAGATCATGCGGATGCCGATCTGA
- the fliR gene encoding flagellar biosynthetic protein FliR encodes MQVDVLPAMAMAYMLIFARVGTMLMLMPALGESAFPVRMRLVFALGLALVLYPVVFDLYPAVPSTFGGLLRLLAIELAIGFMIGLLTRFITVCSQIAGSTIAFQVGLGFAQNVDPTQGIQAVLFSSFLSMLGIVLIFATDLHYLLIAAIRDSYVLFAPGGALPTGDAARLAIAALAGAFRIGLQMAAPFIVFGLIFYLGLGVLSRLMPQIQIFFLAMPANIMLGFLMLALLVGSMMAWFLGYVTGALEPLIVR; translated from the coding sequence ATGCAGGTCGACGTGCTGCCTGCGATGGCGATGGCCTACATGCTCATCTTCGCAAGGGTCGGCACCATGCTGATGCTGATGCCGGCGCTCGGCGAGTCCGCGTTTCCGGTGCGGATGCGGCTGGTCTTCGCCCTCGGGCTTGCGCTCGTCCTCTATCCTGTCGTCTTCGACCTCTATCCGGCTGTGCCGTCCACCTTCGGCGGCCTGTTGCGACTCCTGGCGATCGAGCTGGCGATCGGCTTCATGATCGGCCTGCTCACCCGCTTCATCACCGTCTGTTCGCAGATCGCCGGCTCGACCATCGCCTTCCAGGTCGGTCTCGGTTTCGCCCAGAACGTCGATCCGACGCAGGGCATCCAGGCCGTTCTGTTCTCGAGCTTCCTGTCGATGCTCGGCATCGTGCTGATCTTTGCCACCGACCTGCACTACCTGCTGATCGCTGCAATCCGCGACAGCTATGTGCTGTTCGCGCCGGGCGGAGCGCTGCCGACCGGTGATGCCGCACGGCTGGCGATCGCCGCGCTTGCCGGCGCGTTCCGCATCGGCCTGCAGATGGCCGCGCCGTTCATCGTCTTCGGGCTCATCTTCTATCTGGGGCTCGGCGTCCTGTCCCGCCTGATGCCGCAGATCCAGATCTTCTTCCTGGCGATGCCGGCCAACATCATGCTCGGATTCCTGATGCTGGCACTGCTTGTCGGCAGCATGATGGCCTGGTTCCTCGGCTACGTGACCGGCGCGCTCGAGCCCCTGATCGTGCGGTAG
- the fliQ gene encoding flagellar biosynthesis protein FliQ yields the protein MAGPEVLDVARDAIWTLIKVSAPLMLVGLGVGLVVALFQALTQIQEMTLVFVPKIIAMFLALIVALPFMSEALNGFMLRLAERMAAG from the coding sequence ATGGCCGGCCCCGAAGTGCTCGACGTCGCCCGCGACGCGATCTGGACGCTGATCAAGGTCTCAGCGCCGCTGATGCTGGTCGGCCTCGGCGTCGGCCTCGTCGTGGCGCTGTTCCAGGCACTGACGCAGATCCAGGAGATGACGTTGGTCTTCGTGCCGAAGATCATCGCCATGTTCCTGGCATTGATCGTGGCGCTGCCCTTCATGAGCGAGGCGCTGAACGGCTTCATGCTGCGGCTCGCCGAACGGATGGCAGCGGGATAG
- the alaS gene encoding alanine--tRNA ligase → MTGVNEIRSAFLDYFARHGHEIVPSSPLVPRNDPTLMFTNAGMVQFKNVFTGAEHRPYSRAVTAQKCVRAGGKHNDLDNVGYTARHHTFFEMLGNFSFGDYFKPLAIELAWNLVTREFELSRDRLLVTVYAEDDEAFSLWRKIAGLPEERIIRIATSDNFWAMGDTGPCGPCSEIFFDHGAHIPGGPPGSPDQDGDRFIEIWNLVFMQFEQVTRDERIPLPRPSIDTGMGLERIAAVLQGTHDNYDTDLFRRLIEASVELTGVPATGTARPSHRVIADHLRAAAFLIADGVLPSNEGRGYVLRRIMRRAMRHAELLGAREPLMWRLVPVLVAEMGRAYPELHRAEALIAETLKLEETRFRHTLARGLALLNEATENLSAGDRLAGDIAFKLYDTYGFPLDLTQDALKSRGIAVDTEGFAAAMQRQREEARRAWAGSGETATEAVWFALRDRLGATEFLGYDTETAEGVVTAILKDGVEVAALAAGEEGVILLNQTPFYAESGGQVGDTGVMRSAGTLFAVTDTQKKLGALWAHVGRLESGRIEIGQPLALEVDHARRAAIRANHSATHLLHAALRQVLGQHVVQKGSLVAPDRLRFDFSHPKPVEAAEMERIEDLANAAVLQNDPVVTRLMDVDEAIASGAMALFGEKYGDEVRVVSMGRRQPPLADPASASDGSGADRAWSIELCGGTHVARTGDIGLVAVVSEGAVAAGVRRLEALTGDAARRYLGLQDRRLRGIAAELRVAPDEVETRLRTLIEERRRLERELADARRKLAIGGSETSGPEIVEVGGIRFLGRVVAGVQPKDLRGLADDAKRKVGCGVVAIVGVSEDGKAGLVVGVTDDLTARLSAIDLVRTGAEALGGKGGGGRPDMAQAGGPDGAKAEAAVAAIRAAIEDVAARA, encoded by the coding sequence ATGACCGGCGTCAACGAGATCCGTTCCGCGTTCCTCGACTATTTCGCCCGGCACGGCCACGAGATCGTCCCCTCCAGCCCGCTGGTGCCGCGCAACGATCCGACGCTCATGTTCACCAATGCCGGCATGGTGCAGTTCAAGAACGTCTTCACCGGCGCCGAGCATCGCCCCTATTCGCGCGCCGTCACCGCCCAGAAGTGCGTGCGCGCCGGCGGCAAGCACAACGACCTCGACAATGTCGGCTACACGGCCCGTCATCACACATTCTTCGAGATGCTGGGCAACTTCTCGTTCGGCGACTACTTCAAGCCGCTCGCGATCGAACTGGCCTGGAACCTCGTCACCCGCGAATTCGAGCTTTCTCGCGACCGCCTGCTGGTCACCGTCTACGCCGAGGACGACGAGGCCTTCAGCCTGTGGCGCAAGATCGCCGGGCTCCCCGAGGAGCGGATCATCCGCATCGCCACCTCCGACAACTTCTGGGCGATGGGTGACACCGGTCCGTGCGGCCCATGCTCGGAGATCTTCTTCGACCACGGTGCCCACATTCCCGGCGGCCCGCCCGGCAGCCCGGATCAGGACGGCGACCGGTTCATCGAGATCTGGAACCTGGTGTTCATGCAGTTCGAGCAGGTGACCCGCGACGAGCGCATCCCGCTGCCCCGTCCGTCGATCGACACCGGCATGGGGCTCGAGCGGATCGCCGCCGTCCTGCAGGGTACCCACGACAACTACGACACAGACCTGTTCCGCCGCCTGATCGAGGCCTCGGTCGAGCTGACCGGCGTACCGGCGACCGGCACCGCGAGGCCATCGCATCGCGTCATTGCCGACCATTTGCGCGCCGCCGCCTTCCTGATCGCCGACGGCGTCCTGCCCTCCAACGAGGGTCGCGGCTACGTGCTGCGCCGGATCATGCGCCGCGCCATGCGCCATGCCGAGCTGCTTGGCGCCCGCGAGCCGCTGATGTGGCGCCTCGTCCCGGTCCTCGTCGCCGAGATGGGGCGGGCCTATCCGGAGCTGCACCGCGCCGAGGCGCTGATCGCCGAGACGCTGAAGCTCGAGGAGACCCGCTTCCGCCACACCCTTGCCCGCGGTCTCGCCCTGCTCAACGAGGCGACCGAGAACCTGTCGGCCGGCGATCGGCTCGCCGGTGACATCGCCTTCAAGCTCTACGACACCTATGGCTTCCCGCTCGATCTCACCCAGGATGCACTGAAATCGCGCGGCATCGCGGTGGATACCGAAGGTTTCGCCGCGGCCATGCAGCGCCAGCGCGAGGAAGCTCGCCGCGCCTGGGCGGGCTCCGGCGAGACCGCCACCGAGGCGGTCTGGTTCGCCCTGCGCGACCGGCTCGGCGCCACCGAATTCCTGGGCTACGACACCGAAACGGCCGAAGGTGTGGTTACCGCGATCCTGAAGGACGGTGTCGAGGTCGCCGCACTGGCGGCCGGCGAAGAGGGTGTGATCCTGCTCAACCAGACGCCGTTCTATGCCGAATCGGGCGGCCAGGTCGGCGATACCGGCGTGATGCGCTCGGCCGGCACGCTGTTCGCGGTCACGGATACCCAGAAGAAGCTCGGGGCGCTGTGGGCTCATGTCGGACGGCTCGAGAGCGGCCGCATCGAGATCGGCCAGCCGCTCGCGCTCGAGGTCGATCATGCCCGCCGCGCCGCGATCCGTGCCAACCACTCGGCCACCCACCTGCTGCACGCGGCGCTGCGCCAGGTGCTCGGTCAGCATGTCGTGCAGAAGGGATCTCTGGTCGCGCCCGATCGGCTGCGCTTCGATTTCAGCCATCCCAAGCCGGTCGAGGCGGCCGAGATGGAGCGCATCGAGGATCTCGCCAATGCCGCGGTGCTGCAGAACGATCCCGTCGTGACGCGGCTGATGGATGTCGACGAGGCGATCGCCTCGGGCGCCATGGCCCTGTTCGGCGAGAAGTACGGCGACGAGGTCCGCGTCGTGTCAATGGGGCGGCGGCAGCCGCCGCTGGCCGACCCTGCCAGCGCGTCGGATGGATCCGGGGCGGACCGCGCCTGGTCGATCGAGCTGTGCGGCGGCACCCATGTGGCGCGCACCGGCGACATCGGCCTGGTGGCGGTGGTGTCGGAGGGCGCGGTCGCGGCCGGTGTCCGCCGGCTCGAGGCGCTGACCGGGGATGCTGCCCGCCGGTATCTCGGGCTTCAGGATCGCCGCCTGCGCGGCATCGCGGCCGAACTCCGGGTCGCCCCCGACGAGGTCGAGACCCGGCTGCGGACGCTGATCGAGGAGCGCCGGCGGCTCGAGCGCGAACTGGCGGACGCCCGCCGCAAGCTGGCGATCGGCGGCAGCGAGACGTCCGGTCCCGAGATCGTCGAGGTCGGCGGCATCCGCTTCCTCGGCCGTGTGGTCGCCGGCGTCCAGCCGAAGGATCTGCGCGGTCTGGCGGACGATGCGAAGCGCAAGGTCGGCTGCGGCGTGGTGGCGATCGTCGGCGTCAGCGAGGACGGCAAGGCCGGCCTCGTCGTCGGCGTCACCGACGATCTCACCGCGCGTCTGAGCGCGATCGATCTGGTCCGCACCGGTGCCGAGGCACTGGGCGGCAAGGGCGGTGGCGGGCGGCCCGACATGGCCCAGGCCGGCGGCCCCGACGGCGCGAAGGCAGAGGCGGCCGTGGCTGCCATCCGGGCGGCCATCGAGGATGTCGCCGCGCGGGCATAG
- the flhB gene encoding flagellar biosynthesis protein FlhB: MAEQDDAEKSEDPTQRRLEEAHKKGDVAKSQEINTWFVLSGATLVILAFAQGMAGTLAGYFGGMLGNLGAISLSAPDTRGLFVQVILATLAAIGIPFAVLAAAALAGNLIQHRLVWSLDPVTPKLSKISPLAGFKRLFSAQSLVNFVKGLLKLVIVAAVMFLIVWPDRDRLDTLMTLDPADLLTVVQALALKLLAGVIAVMTVVAGLDFAWQHHSWYQRQRMSLREIKDEYKQAEGDPMIRAKLRQVRAERSRKRMMAQVPQATVVITNPTHYAVALRYTTGQNAPVCVAKGVDRIALRIREIAEEHGVPVVENPPLARTLHAAVDVDAEIAPEHYKAVAQIIGYVMQMKARAAWRTNRP; the protein is encoded by the coding sequence ATGGCCGAACAGGACGACGCCGAGAAATCCGAAGACCCGACCCAGCGAAGGCTGGAGGAGGCGCACAAGAAGGGCGACGTCGCCAAGAGCCAGGAGATCAATACCTGGTTCGTGCTGTCGGGCGCGACGCTGGTGATCCTCGCCTTCGCCCAGGGCATGGCAGGGACGCTGGCCGGCTACTTCGGAGGGATGCTCGGCAATCTCGGCGCAATCAGCCTCTCGGCACCCGATACGCGCGGGCTGTTCGTCCAGGTCATCCTGGCCACGCTGGCGGCGATCGGCATCCCCTTTGCCGTGCTCGCCGCGGCGGCACTGGCCGGCAATCTGATCCAGCACCGGCTGGTCTGGTCGCTGGATCCGGTGACGCCGAAGCTCTCGAAGATTTCGCCGCTGGCCGGTTTCAAGCGGCTGTTCTCGGCCCAGAGCCTGGTCAATTTCGTCAAGGGCCTGCTCAAGCTGGTCATCGTCGCGGCAGTGATGTTCCTCATCGTCTGGCCCGACCGCGACCGGCTCGACACCCTGATGACTCTCGATCCGGCGGACCTGCTCACCGTCGTACAGGCCCTGGCGCTCAAGCTCCTCGCCGGCGTGATCGCGGTGATGACCGTCGTTGCCGGTCTCGATTTCGCCTGGCAGCACCACTCCTGGTACCAGCGTCAGCGCATGTCGCTGAGGGAGATCAAGGACGAATACAAGCAGGCCGAAGGCGATCCGATGATCCGCGCCAAGCTGCGCCAGGTGCGCGCCGAGCGCAGCCGCAAGCGCATGATGGCGCAAGTGCCGCAAGCCACCGTGGTGATCACCAACCCGACCCACTACGCCGTGGCGCTCAGATACACGACGGGCCAGAACGCCCCTGTGTGCGTGGCCAAGGGCGTCGACCGGATCGCGCTGCGTATCCGCGAGATCGCCGAGGAGCATGGCGTTCCCGTCGTGGAGAACCCCCCGCTGGCCCGCACCCTGCACGCCGCCGTCGATGTGGACGCCGAGATCGCCCCCGAGCACTATAAGGCTGTTGCGCAGATCATCGGCTACGTTATGCAGATGAAGGCCCGGGCAGCCTGGCGGACGAATCGGCCATGA
- the cckA gene encoding cell cycle histidine kinase CckA, which translates to MTDTRMEPVAGEASADRPQKDGSIGLVVLLAAALIAIAVALALMGREEARPLILGLLAFLAVVGVFSLFAAAVGVLRFSERTPRDLLSKGLLEELNEGLLVTARGGRVIYANPAYRRLTEAERPEDVRGVERAFAGDAEASEAIYRLSQAAAAGRRAEEEIRIERKARDGAGRIATWYRIRVQPLAGGRREMLWQVADITQDRIRQEDVFRELQRAIDNLDHAPAGFLSADPDGRIRYLNATLAGWLGYDIAEAETSTLTLDRIISGDGAALIRNVEPAPGEVRTETIDLDLVRRNGQSLPVRLLHRVAFDGEGRPGASRTLVLNRSPGSGDVAETLRAAEVRFARFFNNTPLAIATIDRDGRIERTNAGFARMFAGSGRPGARTILDCIGERDREALSAALEAAFAGRADVKPVDAQVAGESGRIARFFISPVEDGDGEAAIIYALDITEQRALEGQFAQGQKMQAVGQLAGGIAHDFNNVLTAIIGFSDLLLANHRPTDPSFNDIMNIKHNANRAAGLVRQLLAFSRRQTLRPQVLRLGEVMSDLQVLLARLLGAKVELRLEQDRDLWFVKADLNQLEQVVINLAVNARDAMPDGGRLTIATRNVDRAQSEKLGDTTIAPGEYVLLEVTDTGTGMTPEVLEKIFDPFFTTKEVGKGTGLGLSTVYGIIKQTGGHIFAQSEPGKGTTFRIYLPRHEPMPEEAVQRRDAAPEAPRDLTGRGTILLVEDEESVRAFAARALASRGYTVLEADTGAAALELMDEHDGNVDLVVSDVVMPEMDGPTLLKEVRKRNPELKIIFVSGYAEDAFRKNLEGGEKFTFLPKPFNLKELAATVKEVLAT; encoded by the coding sequence ATGACCGACACGCGTATGGAACCCGTGGCCGGCGAGGCGTCGGCGGACAGGCCGCAGAAGGACGGCTCGATCGGCCTTGTGGTACTGCTTGCCGCGGCACTCATCGCCATCGCCGTGGCGCTCGCGCTGATGGGGCGCGAGGAGGCCCGGCCGCTGATCCTGGGGCTTCTCGCCTTCCTTGCCGTGGTCGGCGTGTTCTCGCTGTTCGCCGCCGCCGTCGGCGTGCTGCGCTTCAGCGAGCGGACGCCGCGCGACCTCCTGTCGAAGGGGCTGCTCGAGGAACTCAACGAGGGCCTGCTGGTGACCGCCCGCGGCGGCCGCGTGATCTATGCCAACCCGGCCTACCGAAGGCTGACCGAGGCCGAACGCCCCGAGGACGTGCGCGGCGTCGAGCGGGCCTTCGCCGGCGATGCGGAGGCGTCCGAGGCGATCTACCGGCTGTCGCAGGCAGCCGCCGCCGGCCGCAGGGCCGAGGAGGAGATCCGCATCGAGCGCAAGGCGCGCGACGGCGCCGGCCGGATCGCGACCTGGTATCGCATCCGCGTCCAGCCTCTCGCCGGCGGCCGGCGCGAGATGCTGTGGCAGGTCGCCGACATCACCCAGGACCGCATCCGCCAGGAGGACGTGTTCCGCGAGCTGCAGCGGGCGATCGACAACCTCGACCACGCTCCGGCCGGGTTCCTGTCCGCCGATCCGGACGGCCGCATCCGTTATCTCAACGCGACGCTGGCCGGCTGGCTCGGCTACGACATCGCCGAGGCCGAGACCTCCACCCTGACCCTCGACCGCATCATCTCCGGCGACGGCGCCGCCCTGATCCGCAATGTCGAGCCGGCGCCCGGAGAGGTGCGCACCGAGACGATCGACCTCGATCTGGTGCGCCGCAACGGCCAGTCGCTGCCGGTCCGCCTGCTGCACCGGGTCGCCTTCGACGGCGAGGGACGGCCGGGGGCATCCCGCACGCTCGTGCTCAACCGCAGCCCGGGAAGCGGCGACGTCGCCGAGACGCTGCGGGCCGCCGAGGTGCGCTTCGCCCGCTTCTTCAACAATACGCCGCTGGCGATCGCCACCATCGACCGTGACGGGCGCATCGAGCGCACCAATGCCGGCTTCGCGCGGATGTTCGCGGGGTCCGGCCGGCCGGGCGCCCGCACCATCCTCGATTGCATCGGCGAGCGCGACCGCGAGGCGCTGTCGGCGGCGCTGGAGGCGGCCTTCGCCGGCCGGGCCGACGTGAAGCCGGTGGACGCGCAGGTTGCGGGCGAGTCCGGGCGGATCGCCCGCTTCTTCATCAGCCCGGTCGAGGACGGCGACGGCGAGGCGGCGATCATCTACGCGCTCGACATCACCGAGCAGCGCGCGCTCGAGGGCCAGTTCGCCCAGGGCCAGAAGATGCAGGCGGTCGGCCAGCTCGCCGGGGGCATCGCGCACGACTTCAACAACGTGCTGACGGCGATCATCGGCTTCTCGGACCTGCTGCTTGCAAATCACCGGCCGACGGACCCCTCGTTCAACGACATCATGAACATCAAGCACAACGCCAACCGCGCCGCTGGGCTGGTGCGGCAGCTGCTGGCATTCTCGCGCCGGCAGACGCTGCGGCCGCAGGTGCTGCGTCTGGGCGAGGTGATGTCGGATCTGCAGGTGCTGCTGGCCCGGCTGCTCGGTGCCAAGGTGGAGCTGCGGCTCGAGCAGGACCGCGACCTCTGGTTCGTGAAGGCCGACCTCAACCAGCTCGAACAGGTGGTGATCAACCTTGCCGTCAACGCCCGCGACGCGATGCCGGATGGCGGGCGCCTGACGATCGCCACCCGCAATGTCGACCGCGCCCAGTCAGAGAAGCTCGGCGATACCACCATCGCCCCCGGCGAATACGTGCTGCTGGAGGTCACCGACACCGGCACCGGCATGACACCGGAGGTGCTGGAGAAGATCTTCGATCCGTTCTTCACCACCAAGGAGGTGGGCAAGGGCACCGGGCTCGGCCTGTCGACCGTCTACGGAATCATCAAGCAGACCGGCGGCCACATCTTCGCGCAGTCCGAGCCAGGCAAGGGCACCACCTTCCGCATCTACCTGCCGCGCCACGAGCCGATGCCGGAGGAGGCGGTGCAGCGCCGCGATGCTGCGCCCGAGGCGCCACGCGACCTCACCGGGCGCGGCACCATCCTGCTGGTCGAGGACGAGGAATCGGTTCGCGCCTTCGCCGCGCGGGCACTCGCCTCGCGTGGCTACACCGTGCTGGAGGCCGACACCGGCGCCGCCGCGCTCGAGCTGATGGACGAGCACGACGGCAATGTCGATCTCGTCGTCTCCGACGTCGTCATGCCGGAAATGGACGGCCCGACGCTGCTCAAGGAGGTGCGCAAGCGCAATCCGGAGCTGAAGATCATCTTCGTCTCCGGCTATGCAGAGGATGCCTTCCGCAAGAACCTCGAGGGCGGTGAGAAGTTCACCTTCCTGCCGAAGCCCTTCAACCTCAAGGAGCTCGCTGCGACGGTCAAGGAGGTGCTGGCGACCTGA
- the recA gene encoding recombinase RecA produces MANTPLRLVEGDGMDKTKALEAALGQIERHFGKGSIMRLGRDGKVVEVATIPTGSLGLDIALGVGGLPRGRVVEIYGPESSGKTTLALHTVAEAQKRGGICAFVDAEHALDPTYAKKLGVNVDDLLISQPDTGEQALEIADTLVRSGAIDVLVIDSVAALTPRAELEGEMGESLPGMQARLMSQALRKLTGSISRSNTMVIFINQIRMKIGVMFGSPETTTGGNALKFYASVRLDIRRVGAIKDRDEVVGNQTRVKVVKNKLAPPFREIEFDIMYGEGISKTGELLDLGVKAGVVEKSGAWFSYDSQRLGQGRENAKQFLRDNPEIADRIEAAIRANAGLVVPPARSSGDEDYDAALDG; encoded by the coding sequence ATGGCCAACACCCCGCTGCGCCTCGTCGAAGGAGACGGCATGGACAAGACCAAGGCCCTCGAGGCTGCCCTGGGGCAGATCGAACGCCACTTCGGCAAGGGTTCGATCATGCGGCTCGGCCGCGACGGCAAGGTTGTCGAAGTCGCGACCATCCCCACAGGCTCGCTCGGCCTCGACATCGCGCTCGGTGTCGGCGGCCTGCCCCGCGGCCGGGTGGTGGAGATCTATGGGCCGGAATCCTCCGGCAAGACCACGCTCGCGCTGCATACGGTGGCAGAGGCGCAGAAGCGCGGCGGCATCTGCGCGTTCGTCGATGCCGAACACGCGCTCGATCCGACCTATGCCAAGAAGCTCGGTGTGAACGTCGATGATCTGTTGATCTCGCAGCCCGATACCGGCGAGCAGGCACTGGAGATCGCCGATACGCTGGTGCGTTCGGGCGCGATCGACGTATTGGTGATCGATTCGGTCGCCGCGCTGACGCCGCGCGCCGAGCTCGAGGGGGAGATGGGCGAATCGCTGCCGGGCATGCAGGCTCGGCTGATGAGCCAGGCGCTGCGCAAGCTCACCGGTTCGATCTCGCGCTCCAACACCATGGTGATCTTCATCAACCAGATCCGCATGAAGATCGGCGTGATGTTCGGCAGCCCCGAGACGACCACCGGCGGCAACGCGCTCAAGTTCTACGCCTCGGTCCGTCTCGACATCCGCCGCGTCGGCGCGATCAAGGATCGCGACGAGGTGGTGGGCAACCAGACCCGCGTCAAGGTGGTCAAGAACAAGCTGGCGCCGCCGTTCCGGGAGATCGAGTTCGACATCATGTATGGCGAGGGCATCTCCAAGACGGGCGAACTGCTGGATCTCGGCGTCAAGGCCGGTGTCGTCGAGAAGTCGGGCGCCTGGTTCTCCTACGACAGCCAGCGGCTTGGCCAGGGTCGCGAGAATGCCAAGCAGTTCCTGCGCGACAATCCGGAGATCGCCGATAGGATCGAGGCGGCGATCCGCGCCAATGCCGGCCTGGTGGTTCCACCTGCCCGCAGCAGCGGCGACGAGGATTACGACGCGGCCCTGGACGGCTGA